The following coding sequences are from one Capsicum annuum cultivar UCD-10X-F1 chromosome 3, UCD10Xv1.1, whole genome shotgun sequence window:
- the LOC107864086 gene encoding zinc finger MYM-type protein 1 isoform X1 yields the protein MMLDLDNQAQYILASFDKQSEKTKNEYRVRLNASIDVARYLLKEGLPFRGHDESETFTRRGNFLDLLKWYADRKEDVKKVLENAPQNDIMFCPNVQKDIVNCCAKETLKAVVEDLNGDYFGILVDESKDVFHKEQMILVLRYVNKEGRLIERFLSVVHVKDTSARSLKDAICSLLLEHNLSSSHIRGQGYDGASTMQGEFNGLKILIMKDTPSAYSVHCFAHQLQLTLVAVAKKHHEVDQFFDILANILNIVGGFFKHREMLRDDQIKKLEELLMLVKFIQEAD from the coding sequence ATGATGCTTGATTTAGATAATCAAGCACAATATATATTAGCTTCTTTTGACAAGCAATCTGAGAAAACAAAAAATGAATATCGAGTTCGTTTGAATGCTTCCATTGATGTTGCAAGATATCTTTTGAAAGAAGGATTGCCTTTTCGAGGTCATGATGAGAGTGAAACTTTTACAAGAAGAGGAAACTTTTTAGATCTCTTAAAGTGGTACGCAGATAGGAAGGAAGATGtgaaaaaagtgttagaaaatgCTCCACAAAATGATATCATGTTTTGTCCAAATGTTCAAAAAGACATTGTGAATTGTTGTGCTAAAGAAACGTTGAAAGCAGTTGTTGAAGACTTAAATGGAGATTACTTTGGTATATTAGTTGATGAGTCTAAAGATGTCTTTCATAAAGAACAAATGATCCTTGTTCTGCGATATGTCAACAAAGAGGGTAGGCTTATTGAGCGATTTCttagtgttgttcatgttaaAGATACATCTGCACGGTCACTGAAAGATGCTATATGTTCTTTGCTTTTAGAGCATAATTTGAGTTCTTCTCATATTCGGGGACAAGGTTATGATGGAGCTAGTACCATGCAGGGAGAATTCAATGgtcttaaaattttgattatgaaAGATACTCCTTCGGCATATAGTGTACATTGTTTTGCTCATCAGTTACAATTGACTCTTGTAGCTGTTGCAAAGAAGCATCATGAGGTAGATCAATTTTTTGATATTCTTGCtaatattttgaatattgttGGAGGATTTTTTAAGCACAGGGAGATGCTTAGAGatgatcaaataaaaaaattagaagagtTATTGATGCTCGTGAAGTTCATACAGGAAGCAGATTGA
- the LOC107864086 gene encoding zinc finger MYM-type protein 1 isoform X2, translated as MMLDLDNQAQYILASFDKQSEKTKNEYRVRLNASIDVARYLLKEGLPFRGHDESETFTRRGNFLDLLKWYADRKEDVKKVLENAPQNDIMFCPNVQKDIVNCCAKETLKAVVEDLNGDYFGILVDESKDVFHKEQMILVLRYVNKEGRLIERFLSVVHVKDTSARSLKDAICSLLLEHNLSSSHIRGQGYDGASTMQGEFNGLKILIMKDTPSAYSVHCFAHQLQLTLVAVAKKHHEEAD; from the exons ATGATGCTTGATTTAGATAATCAAGCACAATATATATTAGCTTCTTTTGACAAGCAATCTGAGAAAACAAAAAATGAATATCGAGTTCGTTTGAATGCTTCCATTGATGTTGCAAGATATCTTTTGAAAGAAGGATTGCCTTTTCGAGGTCATGATGAGAGTGAAACTTTTACAAGAAGAGGAAACTTTTTAGATCTCTTAAAGTGGTACGCAGATAGGAAGGAAGATGtgaaaaaagtgttagaaaatgCTCCACAAAATGATATCATGTTTTGTCCAAATGTTCAAAAAGACATTGTGAATTGTTGTGCTAAAGAAACGTTGAAAGCAGTTGTTGAAGACTTAAATGGAGATTACTTTGGTATATTAGTTGATGAGTCTAAAGATGTCTTTCATAAAGAACAAATGATCCTTGTTCTGCGATATGTCAACAAAGAGGGTAGGCTTATTGAGCGATTTCttagtgttgttcatgttaaAGATACATCTGCACGGTCACTGAAAGATGCTATATGTTCTTTGCTTTTAGAGCATAATTTGAGTTCTTCTCATATTCGGGGACAAGGTTATGATGGAGCTAGTACCATGCAGGGAGAATTCAATGgtcttaaaattttgattatgaaAGATACTCCTTCGGCATATAGTGTACATTGTTTTGCTCATCAGTTACAATTGACTCTTGTAGCTGTTGCAAAGAAGCATCATGAG GAAGCAGATTGA